One genomic segment of Acinetobacter sp. C26M includes these proteins:
- the pcaF gene encoding 3-oxoadipyl-CoA thiolase, with amino-acid sequence MKNAYIIDAIRTPFGRYAGGLAPVRADDLGAIPIQALMQRNPSVDWQQVDDVIYGCANQAGEDNRNVGRMSALLAGLPYQVPATTVNRLCGSSLDAIAMAARAIKANEADLIIAGGVESMSRAPYVMGKSDSAFGRNQKIEDTTMGWRFINPKLKEMYGVDTMPQTAENVAEQFKINRADQDQFALNSQQRTATAQENGFFKNEIVPVSIPQRKGDAVMVDTDEHPRASTTLETLTKLKGVVKAEGTVTAGNASGINDGAAALLIASDEAVEKYQLKPRAKIIAATTVGVEPRIMGFAPAPAIKKLLKQANLSLAQMDVIELNEAFAAQALAVTRDLGLADDDARINPNGGAIALGHPLGASGARLVTTALNQLEQIQGQYALCSMCIGVGQGIALIIQRIEQN; translated from the coding sequence ATGAAAAACGCTTATATCATCGATGCCATCCGTACACCATTCGGTCGTTATGCCGGTGGTCTTGCACCTGTACGTGCTGATGACTTGGGAGCTATTCCAATTCAAGCCTTGATGCAACGCAATCCAAGTGTCGATTGGCAACAAGTGGATGATGTGATCTATGGCTGTGCCAATCAGGCAGGTGAAGACAATCGCAACGTTGGACGTATGTCAGCACTATTGGCAGGTTTACCTTATCAAGTGCCTGCTACCACAGTGAACCGTTTATGTGGTTCATCTTTAGATGCCATTGCGATGGCGGCACGTGCGATTAAAGCCAATGAAGCTGACCTAATTATTGCAGGTGGTGTCGAAAGCATGAGTCGTGCGCCTTATGTAATGGGCAAATCAGATAGTGCCTTTGGCCGTAACCAAAAGATTGAAGACACCACCATGGGCTGGCGTTTTATTAATCCAAAACTGAAAGAAATGTATGGTGTAGATACCATGCCACAAACGGCTGAAAACGTGGCGGAACAATTTAAGATTAATCGTGCCGACCAAGACCAGTTTGCACTTAACAGCCAACAACGTACGGCAACGGCGCAAGAAAATGGCTTCTTTAAAAATGAAATCGTGCCTGTCAGCATTCCACAGCGTAAGGGTGATGCAGTTATGGTGGATACCGATGAGCATCCACGTGCATCAACCACATTGGAAACGTTGACTAAACTCAAGGGTGTGGTGAAAGCCGAAGGTACCGTCACAGCAGGTAATGCCTCCGGGATTAATGATGGTGCAGCAGCATTGCTAATCGCTTCTGATGAAGCGGTAGAAAAATACCAGCTCAAGCCACGTGCCAAAATCATTGCCGCGACTACCGTTGGGGTTGAACCACGGATTATGGGTTTTGCGCCTGCACCTGCAATCAAGAAATTACTGAAACAGGCCAATCTGTCTCTAGCTCAGATGGACGTGATTGAACTGAATGAAGCCTTTGCGGCACAGGCTTTAGCAGTGACGCGTGATTTGGGTTTGGCGGATGATGATGCACGAATTAACCCAAATGGTGGTGCAATTGCCTTGGGTCATCCTTTAGGTGCTTCAGGTGCGCGTCTAGTCACCACCGCCTTAAACCAGCTTGAACAGATCCAAGGTCAATATGCCTTGTGTTCGATGTGTATTGGTGTTGGTCAAGGGATTGCCTTGATTATTCAACGTATCGAACAAAATTAA
- a CDS encoding 3-oxoacid CoA-transferase subunit B: MSYQKLSRDQIAERVAQDIPDGAYVNLGIGLPTKISNYLPADKDVFLHSENGLLAFGPPPAKGEEDPELINAGKEYVTMLTGGSFFHHGDSFAMMRGGHLDIAVLGAFQVAANGDLANWHTGAADAIPAVGGAMDLAVGAKKVFITTDHNTKQGEPKIVETLSYPATGLKCVDRIYTDLCVIDVTTEGLKVIEKVDGLSFDELQALTGAQLIDATQG; encoded by the coding sequence ATGAGCTATCAAAAACTAAGCCGTGACCAAATTGCTGAACGTGTCGCACAAGATATTCCCGATGGTGCTTATGTCAATTTAGGCATTGGCCTACCAACCAAGATTTCCAATTATCTTCCTGCCGATAAAGATGTGTTCTTACATTCTGAAAATGGCTTGCTGGCATTCGGTCCACCACCTGCCAAAGGTGAAGAAGATCCTGAGTTGATTAATGCAGGTAAGGAATACGTCACTATGCTTACTGGCGGCAGCTTTTTCCACCATGGCGATTCCTTTGCCATGATGCGTGGCGGGCATTTGGATATTGCCGTGCTTGGTGCTTTCCAAGTAGCAGCCAATGGTGATCTAGCCAACTGGCATACTGGTGCGGCAGATGCAATTCCTGCGGTAGGTGGTGCGATGGATTTGGCGGTAGGTGCCAAGAAAGTGTTTATCACCACCGATCACAACACCAAGCAGGGTGAACCCAAGATTGTTGAAACCCTTTCATATCCAGCCACAGGCTTGAAATGTGTCGATCGTATTTATACCGATCTGTGTGTGATTGATGTGACCACAGAAGGTTTAAAAGTGATTGAGAAAGTGGATGGTCTGAGCTTTGATGAGTTACAGGCATTGACGGGTGCTCAATTGATTGATGCGACACAAGGATAA
- a CDS encoding 3-oxoacid CoA-transferase subunit A: MIDKSTLTLTEALSQIKDGATIMIGGFGTAGQPAELIDGLIELGIKDLVIVNNNAGNGDYGLAKLLKTGAVRKIICSFPRQSDSWVFDELYHAGKIELELVPQGNLACRIQAAGMGLGAVFTPTGFGTLLAEGKETRHIEGKDYVLEYPIKADFALIKAHQGDRWGNLVYNKSARNFGPIMAMAADVTIAQVSELVELGQLDPEHIITPGIFVQHLVAVDAANGTGA; this comes from the coding sequence ATGATTGATAAAAGTACCCTCACATTGACTGAGGCACTGTCACAGATCAAGGATGGCGCAACCATCATGATTGGTGGCTTTGGCACCGCAGGACAACCCGCAGAACTGATTGATGGATTGATCGAACTCGGGATCAAAGATCTGGTCATCGTCAATAATAATGCAGGTAATGGCGATTATGGTTTGGCCAAACTGCTTAAAACAGGTGCTGTACGTAAGATCATCTGTTCTTTCCCTCGTCAGTCAGACTCATGGGTATTCGATGAACTGTATCATGCTGGCAAAATTGAACTGGAACTGGTACCACAAGGCAATCTAGCGTGCCGTATTCAAGCTGCAGGTATGGGCCTCGGTGCAGTCTTCACGCCAACTGGCTTTGGTACTTTATTGGCAGAAGGTAAAGAAACCCGTCATATCGAGGGCAAAGACTATGTACTTGAGTATCCAATTAAAGCCGACTTTGCCTTGATCAAAGCTCATCAAGGTGATCGTTGGGGCAATCTGGTTTATAACAAATCTGCACGTAACTTTGGCCCAATCATGGCCATGGCTGCGGATGTCACTATTGCTCAAGTTTCTGAACTGGTCGAACTGGGGCAACTTGATCCTGAACACATCATTACCCCTGGGATTTTTGTACAGCATCTAGTCGCTGTCGATGCAGCCAATGGTACAGGAGCATAA
- the catA gene encoding catechol 1,2-dioxygenase, producing the protein MNRQEIDALVKKMNVDTATGEVNPRVQQIVVRLLGDLFQAIEDLDISQSELWKGLEYFTDAGQANELGLLAAGLGLEHYLDLRADEADAKAGITGGTPRTIEGPLYVAGAPESVGFARMDDGSESDKVDTLFIEGTVTDPEGNIIEGAKVEVWHANSLGNYSFFDKSQSDFNLRRTILSDANGHYVAQTTMPVGYGCPPEGTTQAVLNLLGRHGNRPSHVHYFVSAPGYRKLTTQFNIEGDQYLWDDFAFATREGLVATAVDVTDEAELARRGVNKPFKHITFNVELVAEKTGAPTTEVDRRRVGA; encoded by the coding sequence ATGAACCGTCAAGAAATCGATGCACTGGTTAAAAAAATGAATGTGGATACCGCGACAGGTGAAGTCAATCCACGTGTACAACAAATTGTGGTTCGTCTGCTCGGTGATCTTTTTCAGGCGATTGAAGATTTAGATATCTCGCAAAGTGAACTATGGAAAGGTCTGGAATACTTTACCGATGCAGGCCAAGCCAATGAACTTGGCTTATTGGCAGCAGGCTTAGGTCTAGAGCATTATCTAGATTTGCGTGCCGATGAAGCAGATGCCAAAGCAGGTATTACGGGTGGTACACCACGTACTATTGAAGGTCCATTGTATGTGGCTGGTGCGCCTGAATCTGTCGGTTTCGCCCGTATGGATGACGGTTCTGAATCGGACAAAGTCGATACTTTATTCATCGAAGGAACTGTAACCGATCCTGAAGGCAATATTATCGAAGGCGCTAAAGTTGAAGTGTGGCATGCTAACAGCCTAGGTAACTATTCGTTCTTTGATAAATCTCAATCTGACTTTAACTTACGTCGTACCATTTTGTCGGATGCCAATGGTCACTATGTGGCACAAACAACCATGCCTGTGGGTTATGGCTGCCCACCAGAAGGGACCACACAAGCTGTGCTGAACTTACTCGGTCGTCACGGTAACCGCCCTTCTCATGTGCACTATTTTGTGTCTGCACCGGGTTATCGCAAATTAACCACGCAGTTCAATATCGAAGGTGATCAATACCTGTGGGATGATTTTGCATTTGCAACACGTGAAGGCTTGGTCGCAACTGCTGTTGATGTGACTGATGAAGCTGAACTTGCTCGTCGTGGTGTGAATAAGCCATTCAAACACATTACCTTTAATGTTGAATTGGTTGCAGAAAAAACAGGTGCGCCAACTACCGAAGTTGACCGTCGTCGTGTCGGTGCTTAA
- the catC gene encoding muconolactone Delta-isomerase yields MLFHVRMDVNIPLDMPVEQANQIKAVEKAYSQDLQRQGKWRHIWRITGQYSNISIFDVDSNEELHNILQGLPLYPYMNIEVMAMNRHPSAIREDDS; encoded by the coding sequence ATGCTTTTTCATGTACGAATGGATGTAAATATCCCGCTCGATATGCCAGTTGAACAAGCCAATCAAATTAAAGCAGTTGAAAAGGCCTATTCACAAGATTTACAACGTCAAGGCAAATGGCGTCATATCTGGCGCATCACTGGACAATACTCAAACATCAGTATCTTTGATGTGGACAGCAATGAGGAACTGCACAATATTTTACAGGGACTGCCTTTATATCCCTACATGAATATTGAAGTGATGGCGATGAATCGTCACCCATCAGCCATTCGTGAAGATGACAGCTAA
- a CDS encoding muconate/chloromuconate family cycloisomerase produces MYKSIETLLVEIPTIRPHKMAVATMQTQTLVLIKVTTEDGFIGWGEATTIGGLGYGDESPESVKTNIAHYFSPLLKSLDSFNVAQALQVIQNNINGNRFAKCAIQTALLDIQAQRLGLPLSEVLGGRLRDSVPVLWVLASGNTEKDIAEAEKMVALKRHNVFKLKIGSRPVEQDVEHVLAIKQALGAEVSIRVDVNRAWSELNAIKGIQMLQDGGVDLIEQPCAIHNIEAMQRLTRKFDIAIMADESLTGPQSAYQLAKSNAASVFAVKIAQSGGLIEACEVGKIATLAGIDLYGGTMLEGPVGTIASAHAFSTFSNLAAGTELFGPLLLTEEILKTPLQYGNFELKIPTGPGLGIELDEDKIDNLRRQ; encoded by the coding sequence ATGTATAAATCCATAGAAACCCTACTTGTCGAGATCCCAACCATCCGTCCACATAAGATGGCGGTTGCAACCATGCAAACCCAAACCTTAGTCCTCATTAAAGTGACAACAGAAGATGGTTTTATCGGTTGGGGGGAAGCAACGACCATTGGTGGCTTGGGTTATGGAGATGAAAGTCCTGAAAGTGTCAAAACCAATATCGCACATTACTTTTCGCCATTGTTAAAAAGCTTGGACAGTTTTAATGTGGCTCAAGCACTACAGGTCATTCAAAATAACATCAATGGGAACCGTTTTGCTAAATGTGCCATCCAAACAGCACTACTGGATATTCAGGCGCAGCGTTTAGGTTTACCGCTCAGTGAAGTCTTAGGTGGGCGCCTACGTGATAGTGTTCCTGTACTTTGGGTTTTAGCCTCAGGCAATACTGAAAAGGACATTGCTGAAGCAGAAAAAATGGTTGCGTTAAAACGCCACAATGTATTCAAGCTCAAGATCGGCTCTCGCCCTGTTGAGCAGGATGTTGAACATGTACTGGCGATTAAACAAGCCTTGGGGGCAGAGGTTTCGATTCGTGTCGATGTCAACCGCGCATGGTCTGAGTTGAATGCGATTAAAGGGATTCAAATGCTTCAGGACGGTGGAGTTGATCTGATCGAGCAACCGTGCGCGATTCACAATATTGAAGCCATGCAACGTCTGACGCGCAAGTTCGATATTGCCATTATGGCGGATGAATCTTTAACGGGTCCGCAAAGTGCTTATCAACTAGCAAAAAGCAATGCTGCCTCAGTATTTGCAGTAAAAATTGCCCAATCAGGTGGTCTGATTGAAGCCTGTGAGGTCGGGAAAATTGCCACTCTGGCAGGGATTGATCTTTACGGTGGCACCATGTTGGAAGGTCCTGTTGGCACCATTGCTTCCGCACATGCCTTCTCTACTTTTAGCAATTTAGCCGCAGGCACGGAACTGTTTGGTCCGCTACTACTCACGGAAGAAATTTTAAAAACACCACTCCAATATGGCAATTTTGAACTCAAAATTCCAACTGGCCCAGGTCTCGGTATTGAACTGGATGAAGACAAAATCGACAACTTACGTCGTCAATAA